In the Deltaproteobacteria bacterium genome, CGAGTCGTCCGACTTCATCGATCCGGCGCACGGCATTCCGGTGTTCAGCCTTTACGGCACGGTGCGGCGGCCGACGGCGGCGATGATGGACACGTTCGATGTTTTGCTCGTCGACTTGCAAGACGTCGGTACCCGCATCTACACGTTCGTCACCACGCTGCGCTACATGCTCGAAGCTGCCGCGACCGCGCGCAAAGCTGTGTGGATTCTGGATCGACCGAATCCGATCGGGCGGCCGATCGAAGGACTGCGCCTGCGCCCGGGCTGGGAGAGTTTCGTCGGCGCAGGGTCGCTGCCTATGCGCCACGGGCTCACGCTCGGCGAACTCGCGCGCTGGTTCGTGCGGACGCTTCATCTCGACGTTGAGTGTGAGGTCGTGACCATGGATAGCTGGGCCCCGTCACGCGCGCCGGGGTACGGTTGGCCGCTTGGTGAGCGCACGTGGGTGAACCCGAGCCCGAACGCATCCAATCTCTGGATGGCGCGCTGCTTCCCCGGTACGGTGATGCTCGAAGGCACGACGCTCTCCGAAGGGCGCGGCACGACGCGCCCGCTGGAGATCTTTGGCGCGCCCGACATCGACCCGCGCACGCTGACGGCGAAAATGACATCGTTGGCGGCAAACTGGATGAGCGGTTGCCGACTCCGTTCCTGCTGGTTCGAGCCGACGTTTCACAAGCACTTCGGGCAACTGTGCGCCGGCGTGCAGATTCACGTCGAGGACGCGAGCTACGATCACGATCGCTTCCGTCCTTGGCGGCTCGTCGCGCTCGCCTTCAAGGCGTTGCGCGCGCTGCGACCGGATTACGAACTCTGGCGCGACTTCGAGTACGAATACGAGCGCGATCGTCTTGCCATCGACCTCATCACCGGCAGCGAGTTACTGCGACGCTGGGTGGATGACCCAACATCGACACCGGCCGATCTCGATGCGCTCACTGCGCCCGACGAGACGGCGTGGCGCGACGAACGCGAGGCGTCTCTGCTCTATCGCTAGGCAGCGCTCGCGCGGAGAGACGATGTACGTTCGGCATCAGTTGATTGCGTGGTTGGCGAGGAAGCGATTTCAGCATCGACCCTGGCGGATGATCGCGGCGATCATGACCCTGCTGACCTTCGCTGGATCGGCAACCCTTGCTGGAGTCGTCCTGCCGTCACCTGCTGAGTGCGGAAACGGTGTGGTCGAGGACGGCGAGGAGTGTGACGACGGCAATCTGTTTGGCGGCGACGATTGCGCATCCAACTGTACCAACGAGATCCAAGCCCCGTTCGTGCTCGACACGTCGGGCAATCCGCCGCGGTCGCGGGCGATCGTGCAGACGGCAACCTTCGTGTTCTCGCTGAATTTCTCCGGCAGTCAGCTCAGCCGCATTGGTAAGCCGGGGCCCGACGGCATCATCCCGGTCGCGCTGCGAGTCGATGAGGTTCTCTTCAACCCGATCCGCGTGCCAGGGATCGCCTGCATTTGCTCACGCGCGATTGAGTTCGACGACTTCGGTCCGGGCAACGCCGGTGTCGGACAGATCGGCTGCGGCGCGGACGGACTGTCGGGCGTCAATGTCGATGTCGATATCGATCATCACATCGGGGTCGTGGGCGAGAATGGATTCACCGAAGCGGACTGTGTGGCTGCCGGCGGAGTTGTCGAAGACGGCTCGCCCAATCATCCGCACGCCGGGGTGTGCAACGGTGCGGTCCACACCACGCGCTCGGGCGCAGGCCCGGCGGGCTCGGCGGTGGTGACGCTATCCACCAGCTTTGATGTCATCGACGATGACGGCTCGTGTCGAATCGAGACCGCCACGAAAGTCTGCGAGGGTGGCTCGAACACGGGGATGTTGTGCGCGGCCACACCGGATGTCTGCGTGGGTGGCAAGTGTGTTCCCGCCAAGGGTGCCGATGGCATTCCGTGCAATGATGACGATCCGCTCGCCGTTCGCGGTGCAGCGCAGCTGGTATTCAACACGACCGGGACCGTGCGGGCGGCGGTGCGCAACGCCAACAATGTTCCCAGCGCCAACATCGCCGAGAGCGAGAGCTGCGGCGAACACCCGTGCCTCACATCCGCGACCGGCTTACCGTTCGACTGCGACAAGCTCGTGGGAACGGGCACGGGTGGCGGCATCGTCGTCAGCGCGTTTCCGGCGCTCGACGCGGCGCTGCCGGGCGATACGGTCAACACCGTCATCATCGCCGAGCAATCGGCGCCGACGTTCACGGAGACGCCCACCGCGACGATTGATCCGACTCCCACCGAGACGCCGACACCGACCGCTAGTGCGTCGCCGACCGATACACCAACCGCGACACCCACCGAAACGGTCACAGCGACCGCGACCCCAACCGCCACCGATACGTTGACGCCGACGCCGTCGGCGACTCCCACGGACACGCTCACCCTGACGCCGACCGCGACATTGCCTCCGACTGAGACGCCGACCTCACCGCCGCCATGCGTCGGCGACTGCGACGGGTCGCTGACGGTGACGGTCGACGAACTCGTGCGCGGCGTGCGGATCGCCCTCGACGAGGCGCCGCTGAGCAACTGCCCCGAGTTCGACGCGGACCACAGTCAATCGGTCACCGTCGAAGAACTCGTGCAAGCAGTGAGCAATGCGCTCGACAGGTGCGGGCCGTAGTCTCTGCTCGGTCCGTCCCACGACTCACGAGTCACGGCTCACGAGTCACGATTCACGATTCACGAACCCCGACGCCTCTCGACGAAACGCTTCGCTCATGAAATGAGAATGCCCATGTCTACCGATACGCTCTTTCACTCGAAGTACGGCCCGTGGGCGCTCGTCGCCGGGGCGGCCGTTGGCCTCGGGGCGGAGTACGCGCGGCAGATTGCCGCGCACGGGCTCAACCTGGTCTTGCTCGATCGCGACGGCGAGCCGCTGCGTGCGACCGCGGATGAGATTCAGTCGCGTTACGGGGTGAAGACCAAAGCGGTCACCCTCGATCTCGCGCGTGCCGATCTCGTCGCTGTGTTGCAGCCGCAAGTCGCTGACATTGAGATCGGTCTTGTCGTTTACAACGCCGCGATCGGCACGGTCGCGCCGTTTCTCGAAATTCAGCCGGCGCACTTCGAAATGATGGTGGACGTCAACTGTTGCGGGCCGCTGCGCCTCGCGCACGCATTGCTGCCGGCGATGGTTAGCCGTGGGCGTGGTGGTCTCATCCTGATGTCGTCGATGTCCGGCAATGTTGGGTCGACGCAGCTCGCGGTATACGCAGCGAGCAAAGCCTTCAACCTGGTACTGGCCGACGCACTGTGGGCGGAGATGCGCCCGCACGGCGTCGATGTGTTGGCCGTCCAACCAGGCTCGACCCGCACGCCGGGCTGGCTCTCGTCGCAGAAGGCGGGAGAAGACGAGATGATGCCGGCGATGGAACCGGCCGAGGTCGTACGTGAAGCCCTGGCGACACTCGGCGTGGAGCCAGTGGTGGTGGCGGGAGACGCGAACAAGCAGGGTGCTGCAATGCTCGCGAGTCTTCCCCGTCGTCAGGCGATCGAGTTGGTGAGCGCGATCACGGAGAAATTGGTGCGCAACGACCGCGCGCCAAAGGTATCCTGATCTCGTTCAGCCCGACAACTGCGCCATCAGGCCAGCGAGGTCTGATAGGTGGACATCCTCCGCGACGAGTCCGTCAGGGCCCATGCGAGTGAAGGTAGCGCCTTCGATTCGTACGCGCCGGCCGGTCGGCGGAATACCGAACAATTCGCCCTGATGCGTACCGGTCAAGATCCAGCGGTCGGCGTGACGATCCCCGTCGATGATCAGCTCCACGCGTTCGAGATGAAAGTCGGGGAACGCGGTGAGCAACGCGACCGCTCGCGCACGGACGGCGGCACGTCCGTGTGACTCGATGGGCGAGCCGATCTCACGAACGACCGCGTCCTCGGCAAATACCGCGGCCACGGCGTCCGGGTCGTGCGCGTTCCACGCCGCGTACGTACGGTCGTTGATGTCCTGCGTGCGTTGTCGGTGGTCAGTCACGGGCGCGCACCCTACCAACGACAGCGCTGACGGCGCAACCGTTGGAGAGGCGCCAGTGGGATTCACCGCGCGCGGCCGGCGCGCAGTGCAGCGGCCGGGTCCATGTCGGTGTAGGCGCGATTGCCATAGATTGCCGCAGCCAAGAAGCCCGCGCCACTGAGCGCGTTGAAGACCGCGATGGCGCCGCTGTGTCCGCCGTCATCGCTCGTCGCGAGGTTGGTCAAAGCGATCCCGAGATGAATGAGGAAGAAGAGCAAACAGACGGACTGCACCAGTCGGATGCCCTTCCGCTGACCCCACAGCGAGGCGGGAAAGAGCGTGAATGTCAGCAGGAGATGCCAGCCGGCCATGTGGTTCGCCATTTTCAGCGCCCAGTCGCTCTGTTGCTGCGCGGCGCGCAAGACGTAGAGGTAGCTGGCCACAAACCCGGCGCCGGAGGCCGCCAGTGCGAAGCCAGCGTGGATCCACGTCGACCGGCTCGGCCGCGCGCGCAACGCATCTTCGCGCCAAGCGGCGCGGCCGTCGACGTGTACTTGCACATCGTGCGCGCCGCGGTCGTTCGTCACCAGTTGCATGACGATCGAGGCGCCGCCGGGCATCAGCAGGCCACCGACACCACGCTCCAACTCGCCGCGGCTCCGCGCGTGCAAGACGGCCGCGCCATCGAACACGAGCCGCCCACTGTCGTAACTGTAGTCGCCCTCGAACACCGCTCGCGGCCAACCTGGTAGCGGCAGCAGAAACCCTAGTTCGAGTTCAGCCATTGCTCTGATCACGCGTCCATTTCGCTTCGCCGCTAAGCGGTCGCACTTGATTCAAGGCGAGCGCAGCGTCATTGATGCTGTGCATAGCCTGACTGCCATATCGTTCTTCCCGAAGGTCTGCGATAGGCGGCCGGTTGGCCGATCAAATGCGACGCGCTAGACGAGTGTACGGTGGACTGTTGCGCCGGGCGGCGCGAATCGTCGATCGCCTTGCGCCCGGTGCGGTGGCGGCCGCTGCAACCATTCTGCGCAACGTGGCAGACCAGACCTCGCCTGGCGGTCGCTTCTGGTTGCAGTACGCCGGCGCGCGCTTTCAGCTCGATGTAGTTGAGGAACGCCCCTTCTGGTACCAAACATTCTCCCGTTGGGCCGCGGGTATGGAAGTCTACGAGCTGACCATGATCGAGTGTCTGACCCGGTTGGTGCTCCGGACCGAGGCCCCGCGGTTCGTGGACATCGGGGCTTTCATGGGTCACTACGCGTGCTACGTAGCCGCACTGACCGGTGATCAAAGCGAGGTGTACGCGATCGAGAGCAATCGCCGCTACTGCGCCGCCATCGAGCGATCGGTGCGGCTCAATGGACTCTCCAAGCTCAAGGTCTACAACGCGGTGCTCTCTGATCGTGTGGAAGTCGCGGCGATCGACGAGCAGGAAGTGCGGTTCGACGCCTCCGGCAAGCATTCCGCGCGCACCACGACGTTGGATGAATTGTGCCGACAGGAAACCATCCGGCCGGTGATCGCTAAGATCGATGTACACGGTACTGAGGGCAAGGTGCTCATGGGGATGCAACATCTCATGAAAGACTCGGTCGACTTCGTTTTGCTCGAGCTTCATTCCGAGGACTGGCTACATCGCTATTCCGGAGGCATGAGCCGCGCAGACGTGCTCGGGATATTCGAACGCGCCGGTTTTCACCTCTTCTATGTGGCGGGCCACCGCTCCTCAGGGTCTCCTGAGCGACAACAGACCATGAGCGCCGACGCTTTGACTTATCGGCGGGTGACTTCGCAGTCGAGCGACCTGTTGCTGTTCGATCGGCCGGACGACGTACTGTTGCTCGGCAGCAAGGTGGCCGATGTCGAACCATTGCTGCGGCCCCGAACTGACTAGGCCGAGCGGTCAGATCGGCGACGCGACTACCGCTTGATTCAGGAGGCCAGGGGCGGCATTGAAGGAAGCCGCGCTCGCGACGGCGGGCAATCACTCTCGCTGCTTAGAAAGGACGACACCATGGCCATCGACTTTAGCTTTCCCCCCGAGATCGACGCACTGCGACTGAAGGTGCGCGACTTCATCGCGCAGGTCGTGCGACCTGCCGAAGCAAAGATCGCCGAACGCGAGGGCGACCGCCGGTTTCTGATTCAGTCGATTATCGAGATGCGCGTCGCGGCGAAGGACTGGGGTTTATGGCTGCCGCACATGCCGAAGGAGTTCGGCGGCATGGGGCTCGGACACGTGGCGATGGCCGCAGTGTCGGCCGAGGCTGCCAAGTCGGGCTTCGGCCCGTTTGCCCTGAACGCGCAGGCGCCCGACGAAGGTAACATGCACACTCTTCTGCACTGGGCCACCGATGCGCAGAAGGAGAAGTACCTGCGGCCGTTATGCGAGGGCATGGCGCGCTCGTGCTTCGCGATGACCGAACCCGAAGTCGCGGGCTCCGACCCGACGCTCATCCAGACTCGCGCCGTGCTCGACGGTGACTCGTGGGTCGTCAACGGCCACAAATGGTTCATCTCCGGCGCCAGCGGCGCACAGTTCGCGATTCTCATCGCGCGTACCGAAGACAATCCCGAGATTCCGCAGGCGGCCAACTCGGCGTTCCTAGTTGATCTCCCGTCGCCGGGATGGAGCGTTGTCCGCGATGTCGCGACTATGGCCGGCCGCCACAACCACGCCGAGATCCGCATCGAGAACCTGCGCGTGCCCAAGGAGAACATGGTTGGCGGCCGCGGTCAGGGGCATCTCCTCGGACAAGCCCGCCTCGGCCCGGCGCGACTCGCGCACTGCATGCGTTGGATCGGCCAGGCCGAGGTTGCGCTCGACATGATGGTCGACCGCGCGCTCAATCGTTTCGCGCACGGTTCGCTGCTCTCTGAGAAACAGGGCATCCAATGGCTGATCGCCGACTCGACGATGGAGTTGTACCAGTGCAAGCTGATGGTGCTGCACGCCGCCTACAAGATCGATCGCGGCGAAGACTTCCGCAGCGAAGTGTCGATGGCCAAACACTTCGTCGCCAACTCGCTCGGGCGTATCATCGACCGCGCCATCCAAGTGCACGGCGCGCTCGGCTACTCAACCGACACGCCGCTAGCGCACATGGCCCAGCAAGCCCGCTGGGCGCGCTTCGCCGACGGCGCCGACGAAGTGCATCAATGGCGCATCGCGCAACGCACCATCGACGCCTACAAGCGCGACAAGTCAACGCGCGCGGCGACGGGGAATTTGCCGCTGTGACGGCGGGTGGGATTCGCCGCGCCGATTCGCTGAGCTCTTTTCGAGTAGTAGACTTTGCCGGACGACGCCTTCAGTACTCCCGACACGCCGATTGCCTCTGGTCGGCGAAACGGACGCGCTCAGTGGTCTCGCTCGCGCAAGAGTGCGAGGCGCCGGGCGCGGCGGGACGGTCCTACTTCACGCTTGCTACAGGGCCGATTCGATATCTTCGCGCCGGAGTTCACAGTCTCGCAAAATCTGGTTCATCAGGCCCGGACCGATGGTCTCGCCTGCGTGCATCGGTACCACAGTTGCGCGCCCATCTGCATGGCGCAGATAGTGGTGACTCCCGCGAATACGAATGAGTTGGAACCCGAGCTTGCCCAGCGCGGCGATCAGAGTCTTGCCGGTCAGACGGGGCAGCTTGGGCATTACCCAACCGCGACTCGCTGCACCCCAACGAAGTCCAACGGCGGAGCCTCGTCCCCTTGGACATCCAAGCAAAGCTGAATCGCTTCGCGAACGCGCTCGATCAACTGGTCGAGTGAACGTGCCTGCGTATGGCAACCGCGCAGCGTGGGCACCGTGGCGACGTAGTAGCCTTCCGAATCCCGCTCGATTAGCACATCAAATTCGCGCTTCATCATCCCTCCGTTCTCAACGACACGGCGATCTTACCCGTTGCGACTAGAGGAAGCTACGCCAGGCATCAGCCGGCCGCATCATTGATCGCGCAAACCAGGTGCATGGCGCGCTCGGCTACTCGACCGACACGCCCTTCCTGAGCCCCTTCGAAGGGCCGCTGCACGCTTGCCATGCGCAAAGCGAATCGTGTAGATACACGGCATAGATATGAAAACGGCCAAGCTCTTCAAGCACGGAGGCAGCCAAGCGGTGCGACTGCCGAAGGAGTTTCGGCTCGATGGCACAGAGGTCTTCATCGAGCGACGAAGGGGGGGCGTCGTCTTGCGCCCGAAGACGCGAATCAGGACGCTCGCTGATCTTGCGCGCTACATGCGGGATCGGTTTGCCGTCACCTCCGACTTCCCTGGACGGGAGCAACCGAGAGCGCAGCAGAAGCGAGAGCTCCGGTTCGAGTAGACGCGATGGCGACGGCGTTTGTGCTCGATACCGACGTCTGCATTGACCTCATTCGCGGCCGTGTTCCGGCCAACGACTC is a window encoding:
- a CDS encoding DUF1343 domain-containing protein, which gives rise to MKFGIDRLLTEPALRKPLIGRRVALLAHPASLTRDLVHSLDALAAVGDLTIAAAIGPQHGLRGDKQDNMVESSDFIDPAHGIPVFSLYGTVRRPTAAMMDTFDVLLVDLQDVGTRIYTFVTTLRYMLEAAATARKAVWILDRPNPIGRPIEGLRLRPGWESFVGAGSLPMRHGLTLGELARWFVRTLHLDVECEVVTMDSWAPSRAPGYGWPLGERTWVNPSPNASNLWMARCFPGTVMLEGTTLSEGRGTTRPLEIFGAPDIDPRTLTAKMTSLAANWMSGCRLRSCWFEPTFHKHFGQLCAGVQIHVEDASYDHDRFRPWRLVALAFKALRALRPDYELWRDFEYEYERDRLAIDLITGSELLRRWVDDPTSTPADLDALTAPDETAWRDEREASLLYR
- a CDS encoding ester cyclase, producing MTDHRQRTQDINDRTYAAWNAHDPDAVAAVFAEDAVVREIGSPIESHGRAAVRARAVALLTAFPDFHLERVELIIDGDRHADRWILTGTHQGELFGIPPTGRRVRIEGATFTRMGPDGLVAEDVHLSDLAGLMAQLSG
- a CDS encoding type II toxin-antitoxin system HicA family toxin; this encodes MPKLPRLTGKTLIAALGKLGFQLIRIRGSHHYLRHADGRATVVPMHAGETIGPGLMNQILRDCELRREDIESAL
- a CDS encoding AbrB/MazE/SpoVT family DNA-binding domain-containing protein; translated protein: MKTAKLFKHGGSQAVRLPKEFRLDGTEVFIERRRGGVVLRPKTRIRTLADLARYMRDRFAVTSDFPGREQPRAQQKRELRFE
- a CDS encoding SDR family NAD(P)-dependent oxidoreductase, which encodes MSTDTLFHSKYGPWALVAGAAVGLGAEYARQIAAHGLNLVLLDRDGEPLRATADEIQSRYGVKTKAVTLDLARADLVAVLQPQVADIEIGLVVYNAAIGTVAPFLEIQPAHFEMMVDVNCCGPLRLAHALLPAMVSRGRGGLILMSSMSGNVGSTQLAVYAASKAFNLVLADALWAEMRPHGVDVLAVQPGSTRTPGWLSSQKAGEDEMMPAMEPAEVVREALATLGVEPVVVAGDANKQGAAMLASLPRRQAIELVSAITEKLVRNDRAPKVS
- a CDS encoding type II toxin-antitoxin system HicB family antitoxin — protein: MKREFDVLIERDSEGYYVATVPTLRGCHTQARSLDQLIERVREAIQLCLDVQGDEAPPLDFVGVQRVAVG
- a CDS encoding FkbM family methyltransferase, translated to MRRARRVYGGLLRRAARIVDRLAPGAVAAAATILRNVADQTSPGGRFWLQYAGARFQLDVVEERPFWYQTFSRWAAGMEVYELTMIECLTRLVLRTEAPRFVDIGAFMGHYACYVAALTGDQSEVYAIESNRRYCAAIERSVRLNGLSKLKVYNAVLSDRVEVAAIDEQEVRFDASGKHSARTTTLDELCRQETIRPVIAKIDVHGTEGKVLMGMQHLMKDSVDFVLLELHSEDWLHRYSGGMSRADVLGIFERAGFHLFYVAGHRSSGSPERQQTMSADALTYRRVTSQSSDLLLFDRPDDVLLLGSKVADVEPLLRPRTD
- a CDS encoding acyl-CoA dehydrogenase family protein; its protein translation is MAIDFSFPPEIDALRLKVRDFIAQVVRPAEAKIAEREGDRRFLIQSIIEMRVAAKDWGLWLPHMPKEFGGMGLGHVAMAAVSAEAAKSGFGPFALNAQAPDEGNMHTLLHWATDAQKEKYLRPLCEGMARSCFAMTEPEVAGSDPTLIQTRAVLDGDSWVVNGHKWFISGASGAQFAILIARTEDNPEIPQAANSAFLVDLPSPGWSVVRDVATMAGRHNHAEIRIENLRVPKENMVGGRGQGHLLGQARLGPARLAHCMRWIGQAEVALDMMVDRALNRFAHGSLLSEKQGIQWLIADSTMELYQCKLMVLHAAYKIDRGEDFRSEVSMAKHFVANSLGRIIDRAIQVHGALGYSTDTPLAHMAQQARWARFADGADEVHQWRIAQRTIDAYKRDKSTRAATGNLPL